The nucleotide sequence ATATGTTAACAAAAATACCATCTAAGATATAATATCCATTTAAAATGAAATTCGATTAAAGAACCTCTTGATCAAACTTTACAATTTAAACATATTTTATTCACTTACTAAATAGAGAAAGATTAGAGTCTTTATGAAATAAAAATCACTCATTTTTAAAGATGACATTTTCATCATCTTATTACCTTTTGACAtatgttaataaaaatatcatCTAAGATTTATCATCCGTTTAAAATGAAACTGGATTAAAGAACCTATTGATCAAACTTTAGAATTTAAACATATTTTGTTCACTTACTAAATAGAGAAAGATTAGAGTTTTCATGAAACACAAATCAcatattcttttttttttctttccgaaAGGCGAATTTTACAATCGATCATAGCCCAGTTACAAAGAAACTGGATGCTATGGAAACAGAAAGAAAGGTTGCTGAGAACGCAACTTGGTACATATTCTTTAAAGATGACAAATCACAATTTAAAAGGTAGTTTGATAGTTAAAACTTGAGAATCTTCACTAGAGATTCTAGTTCAAATTCACAGTCTGCAACTTCAACATGTTGCCTTTAAAAAAGATATACCATCCGTCCGTTTACAAATAAATGAAAAGAATAAAAAGTTTAGTTGATAAATATAATCATCCGTTTGGGGTGGTGAGAAAAACCTTATCCAAAAAGTGTTACAAGTATTAgaattaaaactatattttttttttttttatagaaatatATATTGTTTTGATTGATTGATGACCTTTTATAAAAGAGACCAAAAAAGAACAAACCAATTTCCACCTTACATAATAAACATTAGCCCTATCTCCTCCGCAAAGGCCAATCACACCAACATTTCTTTATCTTTATCCtatttaaaatttaaatttaaaattaatattaatatataattataatttattatttaaatCTCATTCTCGTATATAACTATATAATACTCCACATTTTTTATTTACATCCGTTTAACAACTTCCATTTGTTCCCCCTCCATTTCCTTTACCGCCACTAACTACTCTCCGGCTGCTTTTCTCTACGTTTTCCGGTATGTTCTTCACTCCCACCTACATTCACTCAGTTCGTTTACAATCGGAAATGTAATctagtactactaataatatcTATACCTATTACGGCGGATCTATAATGTGTGTCAGTGTGTGTATATTTGGCGATGCGCTACATATGTATTTAGAATCTAAAAATTATATTATGCGTATGATTTTGCGAATAATCAATCGGAGAGATACAAATTATCGATCTAAAAAGTTTTAGTTTGCTGATTAGCATTGGTGATTACTAATTAATGTTTCGGAATGAGTAATTTGCCGTCTAATTGTCTTTAGTAAAATACGCCTAAAATATTGGAGGTTGATATAGTCAAAGAGTGCCAAATGAGCTTCAACGATTGGTCATTGTTACTTTATTTGTCTGTTAATGCGAAGCCTGCAGAGAGAGTTGTATACAgatcagtatttttttttttttttttttttttttttttttttttttgatatgggaGTTTATTttcacacaccactttttaatcCATACACACTTTTGTACCAtaaacttacaattatatccttacATTTATTCAGGGAGTTGAACTTCTATTATTATTCCATACCTAAGTAAGGGTATAATAGCAAATTAGGTGTGTATGAATTCAAAATTAGTGTGTGAGGATCACTCCCcttttgatatattattatttgacaTTAATTTATtcattgttttatatatttatattgagACGACTAAGTTGCCCTTGCATACTTTTTCAAATGCAATATAACAGAGAGATTACATCACAAAGTGTTTTATTCTAAATTAACTTAGGTTTTTGAATCTATACGTGCCTTAATGGCTAATtcactattaatattgttattattattacttgaataaataataaataataaagctTATACATATAGAACAATAGTAAGTAATCCATAGATGATTCTGAATTGTAAATAGATTGATTGATGCCACTAAGGTATACTGTTACAGTTAATTACTTGACTGAAAATTGTTTGATTTTGGTCAAGGAACTATGATCACAAGAATCTGTTATTGACTAATTTTTTTCTTATTGTTTTTAAATACATGGTCAGGTGAAAATGGCGCAGTGTTTGGCTCCTTCAGTGCAATGGCAGATGAGGTTAACAAAGAATGCAATGGAAACAAGCTCTATGTCTTCCAAAATGTTGAACCCTTTCTCTTTTAAACAAAGCAAGAAACTAGCACTCAAGGCTGCTACAAAATTTCGAATCTGTGCGTCTGCAAGTGGAACAATTAACAGGGTGGAGGACTTACTAAACTTGGATGTAACTCCTTACACCAATAAAATCATCGCCGAATACATCTGGTAAATCTTCTCTTTATCATTCGGTAAAAATTTGCTAAGAAATGATAAGTTCAAAAAGCTAAAAAAGTATACTCTGTATATCGGTAAAAAAAGTGAACAATATACTTTACAAAATGGTAAAAAAGTACACTCGGTTTTTGCTTATGTAGCTCTCGTTTGAAACAGGATTGGAGGTTCTGGGACAGATGTGCGGAGCAAATCAAGGGTATGTCAGCAGCTGATGATCTGATTATCTTCGATAATCATCTAATAACTATCGTATTGTCGAAAAGGAAAATTTTCATTAATTTATTTTGAACTTTTTTTCTTATAGACACTGTCCAAACCAGTTGAGCATCCTTCTGAGCTTCCAAAGTGGAACTATGACGGATCAAGTACTGGACAAGCGCCAGGAGAAGATAGTGAAGTTATCTTATAGTAAgtcttatatattatatactaaaaACTCaaaaagtttagttttattataAGTGGCGAACTAAgtataaataaaatctaattttccaGCCCCCAGGCGATATTCAAGGATCCTTTCCGTGGTGGCAACAACATTTTGGTGAGTGTAAACTTTGGAATCAAGTAAAAGTACACACATTTAAGTTGCGAAAGTAAACGGGTCATGTAGATTGAATTAACTTGATTCTGTATCTGATTTGAAAGGTAATTTGTGATGCGTACACACCACAAGGTGTGCCTATCCCTACAAACAAACGGGCGAAGGCTGCTGAGATTTTCAGCAATCCTAAAGTTGAAGCTCTTGTTCCATGGTAGGTTATTCTAGTTAAAATAGCAACTAAACATTTACATCTTAACTAATTTTTGGTTATAAAAAgcgcgataattttttttttttttatcaaatctgATTATAGGTTTGGAATTGAGCAAGAGTATACTTTGCTACAGCCAGATGTGAAGTGGCCTTTGGGTTGGCCAGTTGGAGGTTACCCTGGACCTCAGGTACTCTTCATTATCTTTCTTTTGTAAACTTGCACACCTTTTGTTACTAATTAAACAAGATTTATGATGATTAAATTAAACGGTAATTTATTTTCTTTTTGGAATAAAAGGGGCCATACTACTGTGGTGCCGGAGCAGATAAGTCGTTTGGAAGAGACATTTCGGATGCACATTACAAGGCTTGTTTATATGCTGGAATTAACATCAGTGGAACCAATGGTGAAGTTATGCCCGGACAGGTTATCTTCTACCCATTCTCtttattatttcataattttagaaAACAAAGATCATGGCCATTTTtaattttatcttattatttttttacagTGGGAATTCCAAGTTGGTCCTAGTGTGGGAATTGAAGCTGGAGACCATATCTGGTGTGCTAGATACCTTCTTGAAGTGAGTCATCGATAACTATTTTCATACAGTAATGATGTAAAATTtctgtacacacacacacacacacacacacacatttatcgTAATGAAATCTAAGCTAAGGCTGTTTCTCGTGTACTTACTATTATTTTACAGAGAATTACTGAGCAAGCTGGTGTTGTCTTGACGCTTGACCCTAAGCCCATTGAGGTACATAAATCTTTCTATACTAATCTTTTCAGATTTCCCtccatatatttaaataataaacgATTAAATTAAATGTGCTGACTATGATTACCAAAACAATATTGTTACAATGTTAACCAACTTTGAATACAAACAAAATAGACTTCAGGTGAGTGTGAACCCGTTAGATGTTCTTTTAGCTACGGAGTTATATATAACTTGACCTGTTTGAGATAAAACACCACCTATATCGACCAGTTCATATTTAAATGGTTCGAAATGTCATCTCTTTACTATAATTAACCGGATTAGCTCTTGTGGTTTACATTGACAGGGAGACTGGAATGGAGCAGGATGCCACACCAACTACAGGTACTATAAATCATGCTAGATCTGTGCAtgttttttaaaatgataattaacTATTAGATAAGAATTTATAAACTTTGTTTTTACAAATTTCAGTACATTACCCATGAGAGAAGATGGTGGGTTTGAAATAATAAAAAAGGCGATTCTGAACCTTTCACTTCGCCATACTGAGCACATCAGTGCTTATGGAGAAGGAAATGAGAGACGATTGACAGGCAAACACGAAACTGCCAGCATCAACCAATTTTCATGGGTAAGtaaaacatacatatatatatgaaattcTATACTTTTTTTAGAATTGGGTCACATGGTTTCATAATTATTCTCAAACGCTCTTTTTTGCATTTGTTCATTTTTCAGGGAGTAGCTAATCGTGGTTGCTCAATCCGTGTGGGTCGTGACACCGAGAAAGAAGGCAAAGGTACTGCCTTTACACTACTATccaattattaatttttataattttggaGGTTTTGTTCTTGAAACTaccttataaaaaaaaaaaatatctttcaaaaagaataaaaaaaattcTTGAAACTA is from Rutidosis leptorrhynchoides isolate AG116_Rl617_1_P2 chromosome 10, CSIRO_AGI_Rlap_v1, whole genome shotgun sequence and encodes:
- the LOC139872061 gene encoding glutamine synthetase, chloroplastic-like, which codes for MAQCLAPSVQWQMRLTKNAMETSSMSSKMLNPFSFKQSKKLALKAATKFRICASASGTINRVEDLLNLDVTPYTNKIIAEYIWIGGSGTDVRSKSRTLSKPVEHPSELPKWNYDGSSTGQAPGEDSEVILYPQAIFKDPFRGGNNILVICDAYTPQGVPIPTNKRAKAAEIFSNPKVEALVPWFGIEQEYTLLQPDVKWPLGWPVGGYPGPQGPYYCGAGADKSFGRDISDAHYKACLYAGINISGTNGEVMPGQWEFQVGPSVGIEAGDHIWCARYLLERITEQAGVVLTLDPKPIEGDWNGAGCHTNYSTLPMREDGGFEIIKKAILNLSLRHTEHISAYGEGNERRLTGKHETASINQFSWGVANRGCSIRVGRDTEKEGKGYLEDRRPASNMDPYTVTGLLAETTILWEPTLEAEALAAQKLAMNV